A section of the Rhizomicrobium sp. genome encodes:
- a CDS encoding adenine phosphoribosyltransferase, with the protein MNFKDTIRTIPDYPKPGIMFRDVTTLMGNPRAFRRAIDELVQPYAGVDIHKVAGIEARGFILGGAVAHQLSTGFVPVRKKGKLPFTVLGEDYDLEYGTDRVEIHTDAVHKGENVIVVDDLIATGGTCVAAIKLLERAGANVVGCSFVIDLPELGGADKIRKLGKQVTTLVAYEGH; encoded by the coding sequence ATGAACTTCAAGGACACCATCCGGACCATTCCGGATTATCCCAAGCCCGGCATCATGTTCCGCGACGTGACGACCCTGATGGGCAATCCGCGCGCCTTCCGCCGCGCGATCGACGAGCTGGTGCAGCCCTATGCCGGCGTCGACATCCACAAGGTCGCGGGCATTGAGGCGCGCGGCTTCATCTTGGGGGGCGCGGTGGCGCACCAGCTTTCCACCGGCTTCGTGCCGGTGCGCAAGAAGGGCAAGCTCCCCTTCACCGTGCTGGGCGAGGACTACGACCTCGAATACGGCACCGACCGGGTCGAGATCCATACCGATGCCGTGCACAAGGGTGAGAACGTGATCGTGGTCGACGACCTGATCGCCACCGGCGGCACCTGCGTGGCGGCGATCAAGCTGCTCGAGCGGGCCGGCGCCAATGTGGTGGGCTGTTCCTTCGTGATCGACCTCCCCGAGCTCGGCGGCGCCGACAAGATCAGGAAGCTCGGCAAGCAGGTGACGACGCTGGTGGCGTATGAAGGGCATTGA